A single window of Acetohalobium arabaticum DSM 5501 DNA harbors:
- a CDS encoding efflux RND transporter permease subunit, with product MKFIKDIVHKYPKGIIAITILITIFFAYQAADIQINTDIKKMFPEGDPVVDTFDRVSERYGGAEYVVLMLQDENIMDRESLGHIDEITTKMEEIEGVNKAQSITNIEEIRGQGFTVEVGDFIKDLPATGEEAKQLADKALTKERYLGTLISKDLKAATIIAQLKPDSDQQHVVSKVKEIRTEADLTEESYLTGNPVLTKTMADNMKSDILKLFPFVSVVVMGILFTSFRSLRGILLPIIVVLLSVIWTVGFVAWLGKTLSIVSTVLPVLLVSVGSAYAIHFLARFYEDQLEGLSKSEAITESILKVGIAIIMAGVTTIVGFSSLGLSELTIIKDFGLFTAVGVFVALVMSITFLPAVLELMRSPKRFQAAEKRPLLDRIFSLLFKTVKKHNSLVIIVVIVISTLSLWVAPQIQPETNYITFFQQNSEIRQANRLVNSKFGGSDSLEIIIDTEETDGIEDPEFLQKVDKLQAQLEELELLSNTMSVVDLLEEENQALNEGKEEYNRLPKRGIAQYLLLLSSDDDDLLEDYIDFDHREVRIRTMTANAGSKKTERTLTKVTELVNNQFSSDEYKVTITGIPVLRNTLTDMIVSSQIRSLLASIVFAFIITSILLKSPVKGFVCSFPIAVTVLLNFGLMGWTAIPLNVATSMIASIAVGVGVDYSIHCYTRYQEEREKGVSIMESLQVAIRTIGRANYFNATAVTAGFLVLLFSSFPPLRTFGLLTSITMVVSFLGAMVLLPSLVIVGQRITEALSGDDDVTLNN from the coding sequence ATGAAGTTTATAAAGGATATTGTACATAAGTATCCCAAAGGAATCATAGCAATAACTATTTTAATTACTATCTTCTTTGCTTATCAGGCAGCAGATATTCAGATTAATACTGATATCAAGAAGATGTTCCCGGAAGGGGATCCGGTTGTAGATACCTTTGATCGAGTTAGTGAAAGATATGGCGGAGCAGAATATGTAGTTTTGATGCTCCAGGATGAAAATATTATGGATCGCGAGTCTCTAGGACATATAGATGAAATAACAACTAAGATGGAAGAGATTGAGGGAGTTAATAAAGCACAGAGTATCACTAATATCGAAGAAATCCGCGGGCAGGGCTTTACGGTAGAAGTAGGAGACTTTATCAAGGACTTACCAGCTACAGGAGAGGAGGCTAAGCAGTTAGCTGATAAGGCTTTGACTAAAGAGCGCTATCTTGGTACCTTAATTTCTAAAGACCTTAAGGCAGCAACAATTATTGCCCAGCTTAAGCCTGATTCAGACCAACAGCATGTTGTTTCGAAAGTAAAGGAGATTAGAACAGAAGCTGATCTAACTGAAGAGAGTTATCTTACCGGTAATCCTGTATTAACTAAAACAATGGCTGATAATATGAAGAGTGATATTCTGAAATTATTTCCTTTTGTTTCAGTAGTAGTGATGGGGATTCTCTTTACCAGTTTTCGTAGTTTAAGAGGGATATTATTACCGATTATAGTTGTATTGTTAAGTGTTATCTGGACAGTTGGATTTGTAGCCTGGCTGGGAAAGACACTGTCGATAGTCAGTACTGTGCTGCCGGTATTATTGGTCAGTGTCGGTAGTGCTTATGCTATTCATTTCTTGGCCCGCTTCTATGAAGATCAGCTAGAAGGCTTAAGCAAGTCTGAAGCAATTACCGAAAGCATTCTTAAAGTGGGAATTGCTATTATTATGGCTGGAGTAACCACCATTGTTGGTTTTTCTTCATTAGGTTTATCTGAGTTGACGATTATTAAGGATTTTGGACTCTTTACTGCTGTTGGTGTCTTTGTTGCACTGGTGATGTCTATAACCTTCTTACCTGCGGTTTTGGAACTGATGAGAAGTCCTAAACGGTTTCAAGCAGCTGAAAAGAGACCGCTGCTGGATCGAATATTCAGCTTATTATTTAAAACTGTAAAGAAGCATAATAGTTTAGTGATTATAGTAGTAATTGTTATTTCAACTTTATCACTTTGGGTAGCACCACAGATTCAACCAGAGACTAATTATATTACTTTCTTTCAGCAGAATAGTGAGATCAGGCAGGCTAATAGATTGGTCAATAGTAAATTTGGCGGTTCAGATTCATTAGAGATTATAATTGATACAGAAGAAACTGATGGAATTGAGGATCCTGAGTTTCTACAGAAGGTAGATAAATTACAGGCGCAGTTAGAAGAATTAGAGTTGCTTAGCAATACAATGTCTGTTGTTGATCTGTTAGAAGAGGAGAATCAGGCTTTAAATGAGGGTAAAGAAGAGTATAACCGGCTGCCAAAACGGGGAATTGCTCAATACTTACTCTTATTATCATCGGATGATGATGATCTTCTAGAGGATTATATAGACTTTGATCACCGCGAGGTTAGAATTAGGACTATGACTGCTAATGCCGGTAGTAAAAAGACTGAACGAACATTAACTAAAGTAACAGAATTGGTTAATAATCAATTCAGCAGTGATGAGTATAAGGTAACAATTACTGGAATTCCGGTTCTGCGTAATACTCTGACGGATATGATAGTTAGCAGTCAGATTCGGAGTCTGCTTGCTTCAATTGTTTTTGCTTTCATTATTACCAGTATCTTATTGAAGTCTCCTGTAAAGGGGTTTGTCTGCAGCTTTCCTATAGCAGTGACAGTCTTATTGAATTTTGGCTTGATGGGTTGGACAGCGATTCCGCTTAATGTAGCTACCAGCATGATTGCCAGCATTGCTGTAGGAGTAGGAGTTGACTATAGTATTCACTGTTATACGCGCTATCAGGAGGAAAGAGAGAAAGGCGTATCAATCATGGAATCACTGCAGGTGGCAATCAGGACTATAGGCCGGGCTAATTACTTCAATGCTACGGCGGTAACCGCCGGATTCTTGGTTTTACTATTTTCTTCTTTTCCTCCGCTGAGGACCTTTGGATTATTGACTTCAATTACAATGGTGGTTTCTTTTTTAGGGGCCATGGTTTTATTGCCGTCGCTTGTTATTGTCGGTCAGCGGATAACTGAAGCATTAAGCGGCGATGATGATGTAACGTTAAATAATTAA
- a CDS encoding acyl-CoA dehydratase activase — protein sequence MKGYLGIDVGSVSTNLVLLDENREVKEKLYLRTQGRPIDIVQSGLEELGSKVDDLEIRAVGTTGSARDLAGVIVGADIVKNEITAHAVAASNIVPEVKTVLEIGGQDSKITILRNGVVVDFGMNTVCAAGTGSFLDQQASRLNIPIEEFGQYALQADNPVRIAGRCSVFAESDMIHKQQLGHSTEDIIAGLCEALVRNYLNNVGQGKEIKEPIVFQGGVAANDGIKDAFARSLDAEIIVPKHHDVMGAIGAGILAQERVQDKDETSFKGFDASDFDYEVSSFNCDGCPNSCEIINIHQDDELVARWGSKCPKWEAV from the coding sequence ATGAAAGGATATTTAGGAATAGATGTAGGATCAGTAAGTACTAATTTAGTATTACTGGATGAGAATAGGGAAGTAAAAGAGAAGTTATACTTGCGGACTCAAGGCCGACCGATTGATATCGTTCAGTCGGGTTTGGAGGAATTAGGTTCAAAGGTAGATGATTTAGAAATTAGAGCTGTGGGAACTACTGGAAGTGCCCGGGATTTGGCTGGAGTAATTGTTGGGGCTGATATAGTTAAAAATGAGATTACAGCCCATGCAGTAGCTGCTTCTAATATAGTACCAGAAGTAAAGACTGTATTGGAGATTGGCGGTCAGGATTCAAAGATTACTATTCTGCGGAATGGAGTTGTAGTTGATTTTGGTATGAATACTGTCTGTGCTGCCGGAACCGGTTCCTTTTTAGATCAGCAGGCCAGTCGGTTGAATATTCCTATTGAAGAATTTGGACAGTATGCGCTACAAGCTGATAATCCTGTTAGAATTGCTGGCCGCTGTTCTGTTTTTGCTGAGTCAGATATGATTCATAAACAGCAGTTAGGCCATTCTACGGAGGATATTATTGCTGGACTCTGTGAAGCGTTAGTGCGGAATTATTTAAATAATGTCGGTCAGGGTAAAGAGATTAAGGAACCGATTGTCTTTCAGGGCGGAGTAGCTGCTAATGATGGGATTAAAGATGCTTTTGCTAGATCTTTAGATGCGGAAATAATTGTTCCCAAGCATCATGATGTTATGGGAGCAATAGGAGCAGGGATTCTGGCCCAAGAAAGAGTTCAGGATAAGGATGAAACTTCATTTAAAGGATTCGATGCTTCTGATTTTGATTACGAAGTCTCCAGCTTTAACTGTGACGGCTGTCCTAACAGCTGTGAAATCATTAATATCCACCAGGATGATGAATTAGTAGCCCGCTGGGGTTCTAAATGTCCTAAGTGGGAAGCGGTATAA